The Puntigrus tetrazona isolate hp1 chromosome 4, ASM1883169v1, whole genome shotgun sequence genome includes a window with the following:
- the kin gene encoding DNA/RNA-binding protein KIN17 isoform X2 produces MGKADFLSPKAIGNRIKAKGLQKLRWYCQMCQKQCRDENGFKCHCMSESHQRQLLLASENPYQFLNYFSEEFKSDFLELLRRRFGTKRVHNNIVYNEYISHREHVHMNSTQWETLTDFTKWLGREGYCKVDETPKGWYIQYIDRDPETIRKQEEQERKKKQDLDDEERSAKFIEDQVRRGREGKEPEEEPVFTELKRMNEDEKVAFNLDIASAGPSKTSSILGPSALKAPASAKRKEPSHSGDSKDKKKKSALDEIMEMEEQKRKSVRSDNWIQANIVVKVVTKKLGEKYYKKKAVIREVQDKYTAVVKMIDSGDKLKLDQSHVETVIPAPGKRVLIVNGQYKDTEAVLEGINEHRFSATLTLDSGRMKGKTVEGIAYEDFSKLA; encoded by the exons ATGGGGAAAGCCGATTTTCTGAGTCCTAAAGCGATTGGAAACAGAATTAAAGCCAAAGGCCTTCAGAAGCTGCGCTGGTATTGTCAGATGTGTCAGAAACAGTGTAGAGATGAA AACGGGTTTAAATGTCACTGCATGTCCGAGTCTCATCAGAGACAGCTGCTGTTAGCTTCGGAGAACCCTTACCAGTTCCTGAACTACTTCTCAGA GGAGTTCAAAAGTGACTTCTTAGAGCTGCTCCGAAGACGTTTTG ggACTAAGCGGGTTCACAATAACATCGTGTATAACGAGTACATCAGTCATCGGGAACATGTTCACATGAACTCTACTCAGTGGGAGACTCTCACCGACTTCACCAAATGGCTTGGGAGAGAAG GTTATTGCAAAGTGGATGAGACGCCCAAAGGCTGGTACATCCAGTACATTGATCGCGATCCGGAGACGATCCGCAAGCAGGAAGAGcaagagaggaagaagaaacaGGATCTGGATGATGAAGAACGCAGCGCCAAATTCATCGAAGATCAGGTCCGCCGTGGCAGAGAGGGCAAGGAGCCAGAG GAAGAACCCGTTTTCACAGAACTGAAGCGAATGAATGAAGACGAGAAAGTAGCTTTTAATTTAGACATTGCTTCAGCGGGGCCGTCTAAAACGAG CTCCATTTTAGGTCCCAGCGCCCTTAAAGCCCCAGCGTctgcaaaaagaaaagagcCTTCCCACAGCGGAGACTCCAAggacaagaaaaagaaatcgGCTCTGGATGAGATAATGGAG ATGGAGGAGCAGAAGAGGAAATCGGTGAGGTCAGATAACTGGATACAAGCAAACATCGTAGTGAAGGTGGTCACTAAGAAACTGGGAGAGAAGTACTACAAGAAGAAAGCAGTCATCCGG GAGGTGCAGGATAAATACACAGCCGTGGTGAAGATGATCGACTCTGGAGACAAACTCAAACTGGACCAGAGCCACGTGGAGACGGTCATTCCAGCTCCTG gcaagcGGGTTTTGATCGTGAACGGTCAATATAAAGACACGGAGGCCGTCCTGGAGGGCATTAACGAGCACAGATTCTCTGCCACGCTCACGTTAGACTCG GGTCGGATGAAAGGAAAGACGGTGGAGGGGATCGCGTACGAGGACTTCTCTAAACTGGCTTGA
- the kin gene encoding DNA/RNA-binding protein KIN17 isoform X1 — translation MGKADFLSPKAIGNRIKAKGLQKLRWYCQMCQKQCRDENGFKCHCMSESHQRQLLLASENPYQFLNYFSEEFKSDFLELLRRRFGTKRVHNNIVYNEYISHREHVHMNSTQWETLTDFTKWLGREGYCKVDETPKGWYIQYIDRDPETIRKQEEQERKKKQDLDDEERSAKFIEDQVRRGREGKEPEEEPVFTELKRMNEDEKVAFNLDIASAGPSKTSSILGPSALKAPASAKRKEPSHSGDSKDKKKKSALDEIMEMEEQKRKSVRSDNWIQANIVVKVVTKKLGEKYYKKKAVIREVQDKYTAVVKMIDSGDKLKLDQSHVETVIPAPGKRVLIVNGQYKDTEAVLEGINEHRFSATLTLDSVRSLWKKNLHDVKKMAPVHCAVKSEYGFGACSEFLLAFESSVGWSSLFFLFVLKW, via the exons ATGGGGAAAGCCGATTTTCTGAGTCCTAAAGCGATTGGAAACAGAATTAAAGCCAAAGGCCTTCAGAAGCTGCGCTGGTATTGTCAGATGTGTCAGAAACAGTGTAGAGATGAA AACGGGTTTAAATGTCACTGCATGTCCGAGTCTCATCAGAGACAGCTGCTGTTAGCTTCGGAGAACCCTTACCAGTTCCTGAACTACTTCTCAGA GGAGTTCAAAAGTGACTTCTTAGAGCTGCTCCGAAGACGTTTTG ggACTAAGCGGGTTCACAATAACATCGTGTATAACGAGTACATCAGTCATCGGGAACATGTTCACATGAACTCTACTCAGTGGGAGACTCTCACCGACTTCACCAAATGGCTTGGGAGAGAAG GTTATTGCAAAGTGGATGAGACGCCCAAAGGCTGGTACATCCAGTACATTGATCGCGATCCGGAGACGATCCGCAAGCAGGAAGAGcaagagaggaagaagaaacaGGATCTGGATGATGAAGAACGCAGCGCCAAATTCATCGAAGATCAGGTCCGCCGTGGCAGAGAGGGCAAGGAGCCAGAG GAAGAACCCGTTTTCACAGAACTGAAGCGAATGAATGAAGACGAGAAAGTAGCTTTTAATTTAGACATTGCTTCAGCGGGGCCGTCTAAAACGAG CTCCATTTTAGGTCCCAGCGCCCTTAAAGCCCCAGCGTctgcaaaaagaaaagagcCTTCCCACAGCGGAGACTCCAAggacaagaaaaagaaatcgGCTCTGGATGAGATAATGGAG ATGGAGGAGCAGAAGAGGAAATCGGTGAGGTCAGATAACTGGATACAAGCAAACATCGTAGTGAAGGTGGTCACTAAGAAACTGGGAGAGAAGTACTACAAGAAGAAAGCAGTCATCCGG GAGGTGCAGGATAAATACACAGCCGTGGTGAAGATGATCGACTCTGGAGACAAACTCAAACTGGACCAGAGCCACGTGGAGACGGTCATTCCAGCTCCTG gcaagcGGGTTTTGATCGTGAACGGTCAATATAAAGACACGGAGGCCGTCCTGGAGGGCATTAACGAGCACAGATTCTCTGCCACGCTCACGTTAGACTCGGTGAGGTcactctggaaaaaaaatctgcacgATGTTAAAAAGATGGCTCCGGTGCATTGCGCCGTGAAATCAGAATATGGTTTTGGAGCTTGTAGTGAATTTCTGTTAGCTTTCGAGTCATCTGTAGGCTGGTCcagcctcttttttttgtttgttttaaagtggtag
- the atp5f1c gene encoding ATP synthase subunit gamma, mitochondrial isoform X2 codes for MFARTSAAVFLPQCGQVRSMATLKDITIRLKSIKNIQKITKSMKMVAAAKYSRAERSLKPARVYGTGAMALYEKAEIKAPEDKNKHLIIGVSSDRGLCGAIHSSVAKTIKNEIAKLAGSGKEVMVVNVGDKLRGLLYRTHGNHILMNCKEVGRKPPTFTDASIIATELLNSGYEFDQGSIIYNRFRSVISYKTDEKPLFSMDTVAGSENMGVYDDIDADVLRNYQEFALVNIIYFGMKESTTSEQSARMTAMDSASKNASEMIDKLTLTFNRTRQAVITKELIEIISGAAAL; via the exons ATGTTCGCCAGGACTAGCGCGGCGGTGTTCCTCCCACAATG TGGGCAGGTCAGGAGCATGGCTACCTTGAAGGACA tcACCATTCGGTTGAAGTCCATCAAGAACATCCAGAAGATCACCAAGTCCATGAAGATGGTGGCCGCGGCAAAGTATTCCAGAGCCGAGAGATCCCTGAAGCCCGCCCGGGTCTACGGCACCGGTGCCATGG CCCTCTACGAGAAGGCTGAGATCAAGGCTCCAGAAGACAAGAACAAGCACTTGATCATCGGCGTGTCTTCTGACCGCGGCCTCTGCGGCGCCATCCACAGCAGCGTGGCCAAAACCATAAAGAACGAGATCGCCAAGCTCGCTGGTTCCGGCAAAGAGGTCATGGTTGTCAACGTGGGTGACAAGCTCCGAGGTCTGCTGTACAG GACCCACGGCAATCACATCCTGATGAACTGTAAGGAGGTGGGCCGCAAACCTCCCACTTTCACCGACGCTTCCATCATCGCCACAGAGCTTCTGAACTCCGGCTACGAGTTCGACCAGGGCTCCATCATATACAACAGATTTAG GTCTGTGATTTCGTATAAGACGGATGAGAAACCTCTGTTTTCGATGGACACCGTTGCAGGCTCAG AAAACATGGGCGTCTACGACGACATCGACGCCGACGTGCTGAGGAACTATCAGGAGTTTGCTCTGGTCAACATCATCTACTTCGGCATGAAGGAGTCCACCACCAGTGAGCAGAGCGCCAGGATGACCGCTATGGACAGCGCCAGCAAGAACGCTT CTGAGATGATTGACAAGCTGACTCTGACCTTCAACCGAACCCGCCAGGCCGTCATCACTAAGGAGCTCATTGAGATCATTTCTGGAGCCGCTGCTCT ATAA
- the atp5f1c gene encoding ATP synthase subunit gamma, mitochondrial isoform X3 — protein sequence MFARTSAAVFLPQCGQVRSMATLKDITIRLKSIKNIQKITKSMKMVAAAKYSRAERSLKPARVYGTGAMALYEKAEIKAPEDKNKHLIIGVSSDRGLCGAIHSSVAKTIKNEIAKLAGSGKEVMVVNVGDKLRGLLYRTHGNHILMNCKEVGRKPPTFTDASIIATELLNSGYEFDQGSIIYNRFRSVISYKTDEKPLFSMDTVAGSENMGVYDDIDADVLRNYQEFALVNIIYFGMKESTTSEQSARMTAMDSASKNASEMIDKLTLTFNRTRQAVITKELIEIISGAAAL from the exons ATGTTCGCCAGGACTAGCGCGGCGGTGTTCCTCCCACAATG TGGGCAGGTCAGGAGCATGGCTACCTTGAAGGACA tcACCATTCGGTTGAAGTCCATCAAGAACATCCAGAAGATCACCAAGTCCATGAAGATGGTGGCCGCGGCAAAGTATTCCAGAGCCGAGAGATCCCTGAAGCCCGCCCGGGTCTACGGCACCGGTGCCATGG CCCTCTACGAGAAGGCTGAGATCAAGGCTCCAGAAGACAAGAACAAGCACTTGATCATCGGCGTGTCTTCTGACCGCGGCCTCTGCGGCGCCATCCACAGCAGCGTGGCCAAAACCATAAAGAACGAGATCGCCAAGCTCGCTGGTTCCGGCAAAGAGGTCATGGTTGTCAACGTGGGTGACAAGCTCCGAGGTCTGCTGTACAG GACCCACGGCAATCACATCCTGATGAACTGTAAGGAGGTGGGCCGCAAACCTCCCACTTTCACCGACGCTTCCATCATCGCCACAGAGCTTCTGAACTCCGGCTACGAGTTCGACCAGGGCTCCATCATATACAACAGATTTAG GTCTGTGATTTCGTATAAGACGGATGAGAAACCTCTGTTTTCGATGGACACCGTTGCAGGCTCAG AAAACATGGGCGTCTACGACGACATCGACGCCGACGTGCTGAGGAACTATCAGGAGTTTGCTCTGGTCAACATCATCTACTTCGGCATGAAGGAGTCCACCACCAGTGAGCAGAGCGCCAGGATGACCGCTATGGACAGCGCCAGCAAGAACGCTT CTGAGATGATTGACAAGCTGACTCTGACCTTCAACCGAACCCGCCAGGCCGTCATCACTAAGGAGCTCATTGAGATCATTTCTGGAGCCGCTGCTCTGTAA
- the atp5f1c gene encoding ATP synthase subunit gamma, mitochondrial isoform X1: MFARTSAAVFLPQCGQVRSMATLKDITIRLKSIKNIQKITKSMKMVAAAKYSRAERSLKPARVYGTGAMALYEKAEIKAPEDKNKHLIIGVSSDRGLCGAIHSSVAKTIKNEIAKLAGSGKEVMVVNVGDKLRGLLYRTHGNHILMNCKEVGRKPPTFTDASIIATELLNSGYEFDQGSIIYNRFRSVISYKTDEKPLFSMDTVAGSENMGVYDDIDADVLRNYQEFALVNIIYFGMKESTTSEQSARMTAMDSASKNASEMIDKLTLTFNRTRQAVITKELIEIISGAAALN, translated from the exons ATGTTCGCCAGGACTAGCGCGGCGGTGTTCCTCCCACAATG TGGGCAGGTCAGGAGCATGGCTACCTTGAAGGACA tcACCATTCGGTTGAAGTCCATCAAGAACATCCAGAAGATCACCAAGTCCATGAAGATGGTGGCCGCGGCAAAGTATTCCAGAGCCGAGAGATCCCTGAAGCCCGCCCGGGTCTACGGCACCGGTGCCATGG CCCTCTACGAGAAGGCTGAGATCAAGGCTCCAGAAGACAAGAACAAGCACTTGATCATCGGCGTGTCTTCTGACCGCGGCCTCTGCGGCGCCATCCACAGCAGCGTGGCCAAAACCATAAAGAACGAGATCGCCAAGCTCGCTGGTTCCGGCAAAGAGGTCATGGTTGTCAACGTGGGTGACAAGCTCCGAGGTCTGCTGTACAG GACCCACGGCAATCACATCCTGATGAACTGTAAGGAGGTGGGCCGCAAACCTCCCACTTTCACCGACGCTTCCATCATCGCCACAGAGCTTCTGAACTCCGGCTACGAGTTCGACCAGGGCTCCATCATATACAACAGATTTAG GTCTGTGATTTCGTATAAGACGGATGAGAAACCTCTGTTTTCGATGGACACCGTTGCAGGCTCAG AAAACATGGGCGTCTACGACGACATCGACGCCGACGTGCTGAGGAACTATCAGGAGTTTGCTCTGGTCAACATCATCTACTTCGGCATGAAGGAGTCCACCACCAGTGAGCAGAGCGCCAGGATGACCGCTATGGACAGCGCCAGCAAGAACGCTT CTGAGATGATTGACAAGCTGACTCTGACCTTCAACCGAACCCGCCAGGCCGTCATCACTAAGGAGCTCATTGAGATCATTTCTGGAGCCGCTGCTCT AAACTGA